The genomic interval AGTTGCCGCAGCGTCAGCGGAGCCCCGAACAGCAACGCGTCGTAGTCCTCGGTTCCGGCGTAGTCGACATCGCCTTTCCGTGCCATGTAGGCGGCCTGTCCCTCCCCTTCCGCGGGTGCGTCGACGACCGGCACGTCGAGCAGGGCCAGCAGTTCCCTGGTCGTCTCGACGATCGTCGGGGTGAGCCGCTGGGTCCGGGATTCGAGTTTCGCGACCCGCGTCGCGTCGCCGGCCTCGCGGGCGTCTTCCAGTTTCGCCTCGTAGCGTTCGCGCTGCTCGCGGCGTTTCTGGACTTCGTCGTCCTTCAGGTCGGTCACAGCGCCGTCGAAGACGAACACCGGCGTGAGGTCGTGTTCGAAGAACTTCGGGAGTCCCTGGACGACGCCGATGAGGTTCGCGACTTCCGTCCCCTCGTCGGTGGTGTACTTGTGTTCGGTCGTGAACTTGACGGTCGTCGTGAGATATCGGTAGAGCCAGTTGTGGGCATCGACGGCAACGACACTTCCACCCAGTTCGTCGAACGAGATGTCCGCGATGACGGCCAGCGACCGGAGATCAGCGTTTCCCATTACCGGCGGTTGGGGTGACAGCGGTTTGAATCCCCCGTCCCGGCCCGGTCGGACGCACCCGGTCACCCGTCGAGTCGTGGTGGCGCCGTGTCGCGTTTCTCCCGGAGGAACTCGCGCTCGGCGTCAGAGAGGTCCCGCGCGCGGAACCGGTCCAGTCCCGCCTGGTACCGCGCTGTGCTGCGGTCGCCGGGCCACTCCAGTTCCAGTTCACCAAGTCCCTGTTCGGCCCCGGTAAAACAGAAGCCGGCACGATAGGCCGCCTGGTACGAGAAGGGGTTGTTGACTCCGATCGTGACTCGATCGAAGCCTCGCTCGGCCGCCCGCTCGCGGACGAACGCGAGCAACTGTGGGCCGATCCCCTCCCCGCGTCTGTCCTTCCGGACGGTGACGTACCGAATACAGAGCGTCTCCGGGTCGGTCCGGTCCGGATCGAACGCGGCGGCGCCGACCAACGAGCCGTCCCGGCAGACGGCCTTCCCCGTGGAACTCATTACGAACTTCCCCGCGTAGGCGAACTGCTCGTGGTCCAACCGGAGCGTCGGCCCTTCCTCGGGCCACCCGAGCAGTTCGAACTCCATAGCAGGGCCTCGTCGTCGCGTGGGCTTGTATCCTGGGAAACGGGAGAGGGAAGTACGTGGCCCACGAACCACGGCGTATGAGCGTCTCGACGGTCGGTGAGCGTCGCATCGAACTCTCGTCGACGACGGGCCTGCTGGCACTGGGCGATGTCGTAGCGATCACGCTGTTCGTCGCCGTCGGGGAGTACACGCACGGCTACGATCCGCTGGTCGACGTGGGGAGAGTCGCCGGGACACTCGCACCGTTCCTGCTCGGCTGGGTCCTGGTCGCCGGTGTCAGCGGGCTCTACACCCGGTCGTCGATCCGTTCGGTCCGTGGTGCGCTCGGACGGACGTTCCTCGCGTGGGTCCTCGCGGTCGTGATCGCACAGGCGCTTCGAGCGACGAACCTGTTTCACGGGAACGCCGCGGTGACGTTCGCGCTCGTCTCGATCGGTGTCGGTGGGATCGTGCTCTGTCTCTGGCGCAGTGTCGCGACGCTCCTCGTCGAGCAGTAGTCGAAAAGCGAAAGTGGGTGACACCAACCCGAATGGCCACGGAAGCCCGTCGCAGGCGCCCGTTGTGGGGTCGGGCTATCGGAGTTCGGCTACGTCGAGCGAGAGTGTGGACTGAATCCACGCCTGGTGGTTCTCTCGGTCGTAGACGACGAACTCTTCGTCGCCGATGTGTAGCTCCGCGTACCGACGGCTCTCCTCCTCGGAAGCAGCCTCACTCGTGTCGTCCGTGGCGTTCGTACTCATAGGTCTGCGGGGGGACTTGACTCATGCCCCTCCGTTTTGCGGTTAGTCCCCGTCCATAATAAGCATCTTCCCCCAGTTATCATCACGGAAAACGATACGACGGCCGACCGGATAAATCGTGTGTGGCGTTTTCACAACCTGAAAACAGCGGCGAAGGCTCCCGAAACACCCGTTCTCCCGAACGTGGGTCACATTACCGGTGCTGTTTCTGACAACCGAACCGGATACCTGGAAAACTCCGTCGTTACGGTTTCCTGTGCCCGTTTTCCTCCAATAACCAGCTCATAAGTTACGAAAAACCACTCGGTTGCTGCCACAAGAAATATCTCGTAGGTACAAGAGATGTTATTCAGTGCCTACGGGAAACAGTTATATACCTATGTACCGTACGATAGTTTACAATCATGACGGGTTACTATGACATTATCCTCGGACTCATCCCGCTTGCGATGGCTGGAATCACCGGTGGCCTCACGGTTTCCGGCGTCGCGTTGACCACTGCGATTCCGATGGCATCCGTCGTGGCTGTCGCGCTGATCGGGCACGCGATGTTCGTCCGCGCCCCCGTCGATCCGACGCCGGCAGAGCCCGAGCCGTCACCCGCAGAACCGCTTCAGTCGGCCGACTGAAACGCCGAGTTCTTTCTCTCTTCTGGGTCGTCCCGTGGCATTAAGACGCCCTCGGGCGAACGTCGCCGTATGACTGCTGACTCCAGCGCCCTCTCACTGACGAGCGAGGAGACCCGCGGGCTCGCCACGCCGGCAGCGTACGTCGACGCCGTCCGGGACGGCTACCGCCAGCGCGGCGAAGGCGCCCCGGCGGAACCCAGAACCACGCTGTTCAACGACGATCCGAGCGGCATGCTCACGGGGTATCTGGCGATCCTCCCGGAGACCGGGGCGATGGGTGGATACACCTACGCGGCCGGGTTCCGGGGGCGCGACGCCCACTTCGCGCTCCCGATCTTCGACGCCGACAGCGGCGCCCCGCTCGCAGTGATCGACGGCGCGGCGATGAACCCGCTCAAGACCGGTGCCGCCGGTGCCGTCGGCGTGGACGCGCTCGCACGGCGGGACATCTCCGACCTGGCCGTCATCGGGAGCGGGCCACAGGCCCGCGGGCAGATCCTGGCGACGGCGACGGTCCGGGAGTTCGACCGAGTGGAAGTGTACTCGCCAACCTCCCAACACCGCGAACAGTTCGCCGCCGAGATGAACGAACGACTCGACGCGACCGTCGCCGCCGTCGCGAGTTCCGCCGCTGCGGTCGAGGGGGCCGATGTCGTCGTCACTGCGACCGACGCGTCCGAACCAGTCTTCGACGGCGATCTACTCGAACCCGGGACCCACGTCACGGCGATGGGGTCGTACCACCCCGAACACCGCGAACTCGACACGAAGACGATCGAACGCGCGGTCTACGTGCCCGACCTCCGCGAGCGCATCCACCGCGACGCCGGTGCGTTCATCGCGGCCCGCGAAGAGGGCGCGATCGACGACGACCACGTCCACGCCGAACTGGGCGAAGTGGTCGCGGGCTCGGCCGCCGGCCGGTCCACGCCGGACGACATCACCGTCTTCGACTCGGGTGGGACGGCTATCGAGACGGTGGCTGCCGGAAAACTGCTGTACGATCGCGCACGCGAGGCAGGGCTGGGCACGGAGATCGAGTTCTCGCCCGCGAGCGCGGCGTTCGAGACGTAGTTAGAGGTACGGCCCGAGCCCGAGCGCCTCGACGAGGCCGATCCCAACGGTCGCGGCCCCGAGGATGTAGCCGGCGATCGTCCCGCCGTTCAACAGCGGGAGGCCGGCGTGCGCACGACCTTTCAGTACCATCCAGAGGAGGACGGTCAGTCCGACGAACGTCCCGACCATCGCCGTCATCGCCGGGAGGGGCACGCCGAGCACCGTCCGAACGCCCTCCGGCGCGAAAAACGCCGCACTGGCGACCAGCACGGTCGGGATGACTGCGTCGCCGAGCCCGATAAACAGCGCGTCCCGGTCGAGCGGTCCCGATCCTCCTTCGTCGTCGGCCGACGTTGCGGACTCGTCCGTGTCTGTCACGTCGGCTCCGGGCGCCTCGGCGTTCGGTTCGCTCTCCTCGGCCGTCGCTGTGGGATCAGGTGTCGACGCCTCCAGGAAGGAGTACGAAAGCGTGAGCGGGATCACCAGGACGACCGGGACCTTGAGGTCCATCACGCCGGACGCGAGTGTCAGCATGTGTTCGGTCCCGTAGACGCTGATGGCGTCGTAGACCGCGAGCACCGTCAGCAACACGATGGCGGGGAAGATACCGAAGCTGATCCCGAACAGCCCGGCCGCCGCCGCGCCCATCACGGCACCCGCCGCGTCGACGACGTACCACTCGGGGTAGAGGAGCAACCCGAGACCGAGGAGGACCGAGCAGCCGACTGCGAGGACGTTGACCCCGCCGGCAGTCACGACCGGCGGGACGAGCACGCGGAAGACGTACAGCGAGAGCCACGCGCCCGAGAGGACGATCAGGCCGCGGATGAACTGCTCGGCGTCGTAGCGAAACGCCAGTAACATCACTGCCGTCGCGACCAAGATTCCGACGATGTAGAGGACGCTGTTGGCCGGGTCCGACGGGTCCTCGACGGCCTGGTAGCCGGCCGACTTGAACGGTTCGACCAGTGCCAGCGAACCGAGTTGGACGAACAGGAAGATGAGGGCGATAAGTCCACAGCCAGCGGCGACACGCCAGCGCGTATCCATGCCCGTTGTTCCGGCGGCGGCCGCTTTGAGCGTTACGAACCGAGCGTTAGTGGGCGTATACTGCCGTCCCGACCAGGCCGGGAAGGTGGACCCCGTCGGCCGGCGAGACGGCGACGTACGGCCGTTCGACCGGGCCGAACACGTCGACGACCGTTCCGACGGTTTCCAGTTGCTCGTCGAGGACCTCGGTCCCGAGGTCGGCGTAGCTCTCGTCGGGCGACCGTACGACCGCCAACCCCTGTGCGACGCGGACGACCTCGCCGACGCGTCTCATTCCCGGAGAACCTGGAGGTAGGCGGCGACTGCGCCGAGCAGATCGCTCTTGGTCGCGTCGTCCGCGTCCTTGACGACGACACAGCCGCGCTGTTCGTACTCGCGGGGATACGTCTTCTCCCGTTCGATCACGGCGTCGTACCCGACCTGCTGGACCGCCTTCGCGATCTCGTCGACAGTCGGTTCCTCGACGGCGAGATCGAGCGGGACGCGACGGCCCTCGCTGCGGGAGCAGCCGGCGTCGAACGCAGCCGGCCAGATGACGTTTTCGACCATATCAGGTGTGACCACCGGGGCCTTATGTGTTTTTCCGACGCCACTGCACGATTGGATCGTACAGTTTCACTCGGAAATAAAAGATGCATACTTACAATGGATGGTGTCAAACAACCGCAGGAGTATGGTGAACAAAGCTGCGTTCGGGGTCGGTGTCATCGTCCTCCTGGCTGCCGTCGGTATCGGCGTCCTCATCGGGATGCAGATCGGCGGCGCGTCCGGAACCGGTCTGGCGACGCCCGGCGAGGAGACGGCGACACCGACGAGCGAGCGCACGGCGATCCCCACGGCCACGACGACACCCACGGCGACCGGGACACCGACGCCGACCGCGACTGCACAGTACACCGACGTTCCCGCACGCACGTTCAACGAGCAGAACGTCTCGGAGTACATCCTCCAGTACCTCAACGAACGGCGACAGGCAGCGGGGCTCGACACCCTCTCTGCCAGCGGCTCCACCTCCGACCGGCTCCATCGGATGGCCGAGCGCCACAGCGACGCCATGGCCCGCGAAGGGCGGGTCATCCACACGATCGACGGCCAGTCCAGCGCCGACCGGTACCGCGACAACAACCTCTACGGGCGCTGTGAGATGCGGTCGGCCGGCGGCGGGTACATCGAGTCCGCCGACAACAACCGGTTCGAGGCGATCGGACACACCGTCGCCGGGCAACCCTACACCGACGACGGCCAGCGCCGGTTCCACGGCAACGACAGCCAGGTCGCCCGCGCACTCGTCACGAACTGGAACGACTCGGACATCTACCACGATCGGCTGACGCTGGAGAACGCGAACCGCGTCGGGATCGGCGTGGAGGTCACGAACACGGGGAACGTCTACGCGACGGTCAACGTCTGTAGCTGATCGCCCGCCACACCCGGCTCACTCCCTCCGTCGCCAGAGGATCTGTCCCACCATCGAGAGGACGGTCACGTCCTCGTCGGTGGTCGTCGTCACCCGTGTCGCGACGCGGCCACGGCTGTCGTCGAAGTCGGCTTTCTCTACGATCTCGGTCGTCACCGAGAGCGTGTCGCCCGGTCGGACGGGTGCGGGCCACCGGAGGTCGTCGACGCCGAGTGCCCCCATCGCGCCGGAGTCGGCGAGGTAGTTGTCCACGAGCAGACGCATCGTCATCGCGGCGGTGTGCCAGCCGCTGGCGACGAGGCCGCCGAACATCGATTCCGCTGCCGCCGTCTCGTCGGTGTGGAACGGCTGTGGATCGTACTGGCCGGCGAACGACGTGATCTCCGCCGCGGTCACGTCGTAGGCACCGAACGACGCTGTCTGCCCGACATCGAGCGCTTCGAAGTACTCCATAGCGGCGCAACGAGCGAGAGAAGCGTAACGGTTTGGGACCGATCAGCTCGCGCTGGAGTCGTTCTGCTGGTCGGCGAGCCACTGCTCGTACTCGTCCTGTGGCATGACGACGATCTCGCCGAGCATCTGCGAGTGGCCCGACCCACAGTACTCCGCACAGTAGAGCTGGTAGGTGCCGGGGTTGTTCACGTGGGTTCGCAGTCGGTTGTACTGTCCCGGGAAGGCGTCGGACTTCAGTCCGAGTCCGGGTGCGTGGAACGCGTGCAGCCAGTCCCTCGAAGTGACACGCAACACCACGTCTTGATTCGCCGGAATTCGCAGTGTCGTGGTCGAGGTCGTCGCCGCATCGTTCTGGAAGCTCGATCCGTTGTAGTAGAACGACCAGCCGTAGCGATAGGCCTGCACCTCGATGTGTTCGGTCTCTTCGGGGAGGTCGGCGCCACTGCCCGCCTCCGCGGTCACGTACGGACTCGCCATGACCTGATACGATGCCACGCCGACGAACAACAGGATGATCGCTGTCGCGACGGTCCAGGTGATCTCCAGGCGGCGGTTCTCCATCGTCGGGAGCGGTTCCTCTTTCTTGCGGAACCGCCAGACGGTGTAGATCAGGATTCCCTCGACCAGGACGGTGATCGGGAGAGCGACGTATAGGAGGTTCTGGTTGAGTCCCCAGATGAGATTCTCCGTCGTCGAGTCGGCGGTCTGGGCGGCGGCCGGCTCGGCGATCACGGCGAGCAACGCGACCCCGAACAGGGCGGCCAGACCTGCGCGTTTCCGAGTCATATCGCCGGCTTAGGATTGTCCATGTAAATAACTGCTGACTCACGCCAGCGACGCCGCCCTCGGTGAAAGCGCATGGTCTAAGTGGTCCCCGGCGTAACGTGTGGTAATGGCAGAGAGCCGGACCTTCTCCGGGCTGTTGGCGGCCAGTGCGGTCGGTGTCTACCTGCTGGTCATCGCCGGGGGAACGGCTGCGGTCACCGACGCCGCCGCGGCCTGTTCGACCTGGCCGCTGTGTCAGGGGTCGCTCTCCCTGACCGATCCCGGGCTGCTCGTGGCCTGGGGCCACCGCCTCACGGCAGCCGCCGTCGGCGTCCTCGTCCTGGCGACGGCCGTCGTCGGCCTCCGGAGCGCGACCCGCGGCCGCGTGAAGGCGATGGTACTCCTCGGGCTGGCACTGTACCCCGTCCAGGTCGCCCTCGGCGCGTTCGTCGCGACTTCCGGGGCCGCCGGGCAACTTCCGGGGGCGCACCTCGGTGCGGGGATGGCGCTGTTCGTCGCACTCGTCCTGGCGCTGGCCTGGCACCTCGAAGCCGAGACCGGGAGCGACGACGAGACGACCGTCTCGGACCCACAGCTCGCACCGGAACCGACCGACGCGGCCGAGCAGCCGGCACCACAGGACCTGACGACGCGGGAGCGACTCGTCGGGACGGCGTTCGCGTACTTCCGGCTGATGAAACCCCGACTCATGTGGCTGTTGTGTCTCGTGGCCGCGGCCGGGATGGCACTGGGCGAGGGCGAGTCCCTGACCGTCCGGATCGTCCTCCTGACACTCGGGGGCGGTGTCCTCTCGATCGGCGCTTCGGGGACGTTCAACCACGTCCTCGAACGGGACATCGACAAGCGGATGGACCGCACCTCGGATCGACCGGTTGCGACCCACCAGATCCCCGTTCGCAACGCCCTCACGTTCGGCATCGCGCTCGCGGCGGCGGCGATGGCGCTGTTCTGGCAGGTCAACGCCCTGGTCGCGGCACTTGGGCTGACGGCGATCCTGTTCTACAGCGTCATCTACACGCTCGTGTTGAAGCCAAACACCGTCCAGAACACGGTGCTTGGCGGCGCGGCCGGCGCGCTACCGGCACTGATCGGCTGGGCGGCGGTCGAGGGGTCGATCGGCGTCCCCGGACTCGTCCTCGCCGGCGTCATCTTCCTCTGGACGCCCGC from Haloarcula pelagica carries:
- a CDS encoding H/ACA ribonucleoprotein complex subunit GAR1, producing the protein MRRVGEVVRVAQGLAVVRSPDESYADLGTEVLDEQLETVGTVVDVFGPVERPYVAVSPADGVHLPGLVGTAVYAH
- a CDS encoding presenilin family intramembrane aspartyl protease PSH; translated protein: MDTRWRVAAGCGLIALIFLFVQLGSLALVEPFKSAGYQAVEDPSDPANSVLYIVGILVATAVMLLAFRYDAEQFIRGLIVLSGAWLSLYVFRVLVPPVVTAGGVNVLAVGCSVLLGLGLLLYPEWYVVDAAGAVMGAAAAGLFGISFGIFPAIVLLTVLAVYDAISVYGTEHMLTLASGVMDLKVPVVLVIPLTLSYSFLEASTPDPTATAEESEPNAEAPGADVTDTDESATSADDEGGSGPLDRDALFIGLGDAVIPTVLVASAAFFAPEGVRTVLGVPLPAMTAMVGTFVGLTVLLWMVLKGRAHAGLPLLNGGTIAGYILGAATVGIGLVEALGLGPYL
- a CDS encoding CAP domain-containing protein, with translation MVNKAAFGVGVIVLLAAVGIGVLIGMQIGGASGTGLATPGEETATPTSERTAIPTATTTPTATGTPTPTATAQYTDVPARTFNEQNVSEYILQYLNERRQAAGLDTLSASGSTSDRLHRMAERHSDAMAREGRVIHTIDGQSSADRYRDNNLYGRCEMRSAGGGYIESADNNRFEAIGHTVAGQPYTDDGQRRFHGNDSQVARALVTNWNDSDIYHDRLTLENANRVGIGVEVTNTGNVYATVNVCS
- a CDS encoding MaoC/PaaZ C-terminal domain-containing protein — protein: MEYFEALDVGQTASFGAYDVTAAEITSFAGQYDPQPFHTDETAAAESMFGGLVASGWHTAAMTMRLLVDNYLADSGAMGALGVDDLRWPAPVRPGDTLSVTTEIVEKADFDDSRGRVATRVTTTTDEDVTVLSMVGQILWRRRE
- a CDS encoding GNAT family N-acetyltransferase is translated as MEFELLGWPEEGPTLRLDHEQFAYAGKFVMSSTGKAVCRDGSLVGAAAFDPDRTDPETLCIRYVTVRKDRRGEGIGPQLLAFVRERAAERGFDRVTIGVNNPFSYQAAYRAGFCFTGAEQGLGELELEWPGDRSTARYQAGLDRFRARDLSDAEREFLREKRDTAPPRLDG
- a CDS encoding DUF7331 family protein, which gives rise to MSTNATDDTSEAASEEESRRYAELHIGDEEFVVYDRENHQAWIQSTLSLDVAELR
- the fen gene encoding flap endonuclease-1, translating into MGNADLRSLAVIADISFDELGGSVVAVDAHNWLYRYLTTTVKFTTEHKYTTDEGTEVANLIGVVQGLPKFFEHDLTPVFVFDGAVTDLKDDEVQKRREQRERYEAKLEDAREAGDATRVAKLESRTQRLTPTIVETTRELLALLDVPVVDAPAEGEGQAAYMARKGDVDYAGTEDYDALLFGAPLTLRQLTSKGDPELMDFEATLAKHDLTWEQLVDAAILMGTDFNEGISGIGPKTAVSALQEYGDLYAVLDARGEYIDHADRIRQLFLDPAVSDDYDFDTEITPDIGAARRYVTEEWEVDPEEVGRGFERIEESVVQTGLDRWN
- the coxB gene encoding cytochrome c oxidase subunit II, producing MTRKRAGLAALFGVALLAVIAEPAAAQTADSTTENLIWGLNQNLLYVALPITVLVEGILIYTVWRFRKKEEPLPTMENRRLEITWTVATAIILLFVGVASYQVMASPYVTAEAGSGADLPEETEHIEVQAYRYGWSFYYNGSSFQNDAATTSTTTLRIPANQDVVLRVTSRDWLHAFHAPGLGLKSDAFPGQYNRLRTHVNNPGTYQLYCAEYCGSGHSQMLGEIVVMPQDEYEQWLADQQNDSSAS
- a CDS encoding DUF3054 domain-containing protein gives rise to the protein MSVSTVGERRIELSSTTGLLALGDVVAITLFVAVGEYTHGYDPLVDVGRVAGTLAPFLLGWVLVAGVSGLYTRSSIRSVRGALGRTFLAWVLAVVIAQALRATNLFHGNAAVTFALVSIGVGGIVLCLWRSVATLLVEQ
- the srp19 gene encoding signal recognition particle subunit SRP19, translating into MVENVIWPAAFDAGCSRSEGRRVPLDLAVEEPTVDEIAKAVQQVGYDAVIEREKTYPREYEQRGCVVVKDADDATKSDLLGAVAAYLQVLRE
- a CDS encoding ornithine cyclodeaminase family protein, which encodes MTADSSALSLTSEETRGLATPAAYVDAVRDGYRQRGEGAPAEPRTTLFNDDPSGMLTGYLAILPETGAMGGYTYAAGFRGRDAHFALPIFDADSGAPLAVIDGAAMNPLKTGAAGAVGVDALARRDISDLAVIGSGPQARGQILATATVREFDRVEVYSPTSQHREQFAAEMNERLDATVAAVASSAAAVEGADVVVTATDASEPVFDGDLLEPGTHVTAMGSYHPEHRELDTKTIERAVYVPDLRERIHRDAGAFIAAREEGAIDDDHVHAELGEVVAGSAAGRSTPDDITVFDSGGTAIETVAAGKLLYDRAREAGLGTEIEFSPASAAFET
- a CDS encoding heme o synthase, with translation MAESRTFSGLLAASAVGVYLLVIAGGTAAVTDAAAACSTWPLCQGSLSLTDPGLLVAWGHRLTAAAVGVLVLATAVVGLRSATRGRVKAMVLLGLALYPVQVALGAFVATSGAAGQLPGAHLGAGMALFVALVLALAWHLEAETGSDDETTVSDPQLAPEPTDAAEQPAPQDLTTRERLVGTAFAYFRLMKPRLMWLLCLVAAAGMALGEGESLTVRIVLLTLGGGVLSIGASGTFNHVLERDIDKRMDRTSDRPVATHQIPVRNALTFGIALAAAAMALFWQVNALVAALGLTAILFYSVIYTLVLKPNTVQNTVLGGAAGALPALIGWAAVEGSIGVPGLVLAGVIFLWTPAHFYNLALAYRDDYEQGGFPMMPVVRGETETRKHIVYYLGATLVASGVLGGLTPLGPLYAVTSVVLGGVFLWAVVRLHREQTEAAAFRAFHASNAYLGAVLVAIVVDTMAI